Proteins encoded in a region of the Candidatus Bathyarchaeum sp. genome:
- the pyk gene encoding pyruvate kinase produces MQKKPKIVCTIGPASVETKILQRMVNAGMNCARINTAYGDFDSYKQIVENVRNVSDLPILIDLKGPEIRLKTDEQQIVKVGDKLDVGFNGESISFNHDFIAEMNVGDIVYIDNGRIKTAVSEKTSNSLRLLVEHGGVISDGKGVNVPNKILKVPTLSQRDKKIIEFAKKIDIEFLALSFTRNAKDVTNLRSTAKGFNGAILSKIENFEGITNFKEILEASDAIMIARGDLGVEIPSEKVPLVQKSLIRMCNQEGKPVVTATEMLESMMQHPHPTRAEVSDVANAILDGTDATMLSGETAVGKYPVEALTMMARIAQEAQKATQNSVQKLGFINISDTVSWSITKICESMPITKIVTLTRSGYTAKMISRFKVEEPVIAVTPNLYVKKQLELVYGVIPVHYDYTSKDDRLMSVASKLHKLKLLHIEDLVLFTAAFRTKIPHSSNLIEIHALKELLEYKKEVDEA; encoded by the coding sequence TTGCAAAAGAAACCAAAAATCGTGTGCACAATTGGTCCAGCTAGTGTTGAAACTAAAATTTTACAGCGAATGGTTAACGCTGGCATGAACTGCGCTAGGATAAACACCGCATACGGGGACTTTGACAGCTATAAACAGATAGTGGAAAACGTTCGAAATGTTTCTGACCTGCCCATTCTAATTGATTTGAAAGGCCCAGAAATTAGGCTGAAAACTGACGAGCAACAAATCGTCAAAGTAGGAGACAAACTAGACGTTGGATTTAACGGAGAATCAATCAGTTTTAATCACGATTTTATTGCTGAAATGAACGTTGGAGACATTGTCTACATCGACAACGGCAGAATCAAAACTGCAGTCAGCGAAAAAACCAGCAACTCTTTGCGTTTGTTGGTAGAACATGGTGGAGTAATATCGGACGGCAAAGGGGTTAATGTTCCAAACAAGATTCTTAAGGTTCCAACCCTGTCACAACGAGACAAAAAAATTATAGAATTTGCCAAAAAAATTGACATAGAATTTTTGGCACTATCCTTTACCCGAAACGCCAAAGATGTAACAAACTTAAGGTCAACAGCCAAAGGCTTCAATGGGGCAATTCTTTCTAAAATCGAAAACTTTGAAGGCATAACAAACTTTAAAGAAATTCTGGAAGCCTCAGACGCCATAATGATAGCCCGAGGAGATTTAGGGGTAGAAATTCCCTCGGAAAAAGTGCCTTTGGTTCAAAAATCTTTGATTCGCATGTGCAATCAAGAAGGCAAACCCGTAGTAACTGCAACAGAAATGTTGGAATCCATGATGCAGCACCCCCACCCCACCCGAGCGGAAGTCAGCGACGTAGCCAACGCCATATTAGACGGAACCGACGCCACCATGCTTTCTGGAGAAACCGCAGTAGGAAAATATCCCGTGGAAGCCTTGACCATGATGGCACGAATCGCCCAAGAAGCACAAAAAGCAACCCAAAACAGTGTCCAAAAACTGGGCTTCATAAACATTTCAGACACTGTAAGCTGGTCCATAACCAAAATCTGCGAAAGCATGCCCATAACAAAAATAGTAACTCTTACTCGGTCGGGATATACTGCAAAAATGATTTCCAGATTCAAAGTAGAAGAGCCAGTAATAGCAGTAACTCCCAACCTGTACGTCAAAAAACAGTTGGAACTAGTCTATGGGGTTATTCCAGTTCATTATGATTATACCAGTAAAGACGACCGCTTGATGTCTGTTGCGAGTAAACTACACAAACTAAAACTACTCCACATCGAAGACCTAGTACTATTCACCGCAGCTTTTAGAACAAAAATCCCCCACTCAAGCAACCTTATCGAAATACATGCCCTCAAAGAACTCCTAGAATACAAAAAAGAAGTTGATGAAGCCTAG
- a CDS encoding tryptophan-rich sensory protein, whose translation MKIGAYYTIMLNRPVVFQAVNIVAYVVTLIVNGLAGSTTVLGGVTSADVSDMYPTLVTPAGFTFAIWGIIYTLLALFVIYQALPKNKDKPFLSQVSWFFGLSSLFNVVWLVLWHYDFVTYSVILMLGLLTSLILVYRRLDIGRTTADIKERLMVHLPFSVYLGWISIATIANVSVALTAIGWDGFGIEASTWAVLIIVVALLLSIAMIALRKDIAFCCVVIWALFGILSKQSDYENIVLISEIAIGILAVAIGATLVLLKFKR comes from the coding sequence ATGAAAATTGGTGCATATTATACTATTATGTTGAATCGACCTGTTGTGTTTCAGGCAGTCAACATTGTCGCCTATGTAGTTACTTTAATTGTAAACGGGTTAGCGGGAAGTACTACAGTTCTTGGGGGGGTTACTAGTGCTGACGTTTCGGATATGTACCCGACTTTGGTTACTCCGGCAGGGTTCACCTTTGCTATCTGGGGCATCATTTACACGCTTTTGGCGTTGTTTGTTATCTATCAGGCGTTACCCAAAAACAAAGACAAACCGTTTCTAAGTCAGGTAAGCTGGTTCTTTGGATTAAGCAGTTTATTCAACGTTGTTTGGTTGGTTCTTTGGCACTACGACTTTGTTACCTACAGCGTAATACTGATGCTAGGGTTGCTAACAAGCTTAATTCTCGTCTACCGACGCCTAGACATCGGCAGAACAACCGCAGACATCAAAGAACGACTGATGGTACATTTGCCGTTCAGCGTTTACTTGGGATGGATAAGCATCGCAACCATCGCAAACGTTTCTGTAGCCTTAACTGCAATCGGCTGGGACGGATTTGGCATCGAAGCTTCAACTTGGGCAGTTCTAATTATCGTTGTCGCATTACTGTTGTCCATTGCCATGATAGCTCTACGAAAAGACATCGCTTTTTGCTGTGTAGTGATCTGGGCACTATTTGGCATTTTGTCTAAACAATCAGACTACGAAAACATCGTTCTAATTTCCGAAATTGCCATAGGAATTCTTGCAGTTGCAATTGGGGCTACTTTGGTGCTTTTAAAGTTTAAACGTTAA
- a CDS encoding AIR carboxylase family protein: MSKEKVVVLMGSPRDLPFASKIKAFLEKEKFPVDCVYNVASAHRTPEKLLKDLKEFEKCTVPIVYVTVAGLSDALSGVVAGTTIHPVIACPPDSDKHCGAKVFSSTAMPTGVPVAYVVKPENAALVAVRIFALANPELKKCLDKYCKKMAKAVYTGDEEVKKVTQKKHVNRLAV; the protein is encoded by the coding sequence ATGTCAAAAGAAAAAGTTGTTGTTTTGATGGGGTCTCCTCGGGACCTTCCGTTTGCTTCTAAAATTAAAGCTTTTTTAGAAAAAGAGAAATTTCCCGTAGACTGTGTGTACAATGTAGCTTCTGCCCATCGTACACCTGAAAAACTGCTAAAAGACCTAAAAGAATTTGAAAAATGCACAGTTCCAATAGTTTACGTTACCGTTGCTGGATTATCTGATGCCCTTTCCGGAGTAGTCGCAGGTACAACAATTCATCCTGTTATTGCATGTCCTCCCGACTCCGACAAACATTGCGGCGCTAAAGTGTTTAGTTCTACTGCGATGCCTACAGGTGTTCCTGTTGCGTATGTAGTAAAACCTGAGAATGCTGCTCTTGTTGCGGTGCGCATTTTTGCTTTGGCTAATCCTGAGCTGAAAAAGTGTTTGGATAAGTATTGCAAGAAAATGGCGAAAGCAGTCTACACTGGTGATGAAGAAGTAAAAAAAGTCACCCAGAAAAAACACGTTAACCGCCTTGCAGTGTAA